Genomic DNA from Calonectris borealis chromosome 4, bCalBor7.hap1.2, whole genome shotgun sequence:
ATGAGCTTGATCCACAAGTAAAACCGTTTCATACACAGGTACTGGGGCAAGAGCATTAGGATATGGTAAATGAGGTAATATGAAGGACATGAGCATTAGTATCTAATACAGCCTTTTGTGTGTGAAGATATATTGCATTTGTAAGTGTATTTGTATCTCCCAATGGGATAAAGATCGTATAAATGAGGTTGAGTTATTTTTAAGCACCAAGAGTTTGTGAAATACGCCATTCTACTTTGACGTTTACATACAGATATAACGGGATGCCTCACCTTAAAACTTAAACTTTGGATAGTGTTCCATGTGCTATTCTGAAAGCTGTCCGGCCAGTGTCTGATTTAATTGTAACTGGTATGCTGTCCTACAGGATATAGTAAgtcaaaacaaaatctaaaagaTAAGTAAAATAAATCCAAGATGAATGTTTTATCCAACTCAAAACAGACAACATCCAAACATTGGACTGCCTAACTGAAGTCAAGCTTAAATGTTCACTTGATTTAAACACAGGGGCTGAAAATTGAATTAAGGTGGAAAAAATCTTATAAAATGTACATAAAGGTCAGTGATTGTGggaattaaatgtttaatttctttagCTACTTTTGAAATTTGAATATGAATTACAACAGCTCATCTTTAACGCAAATTTTCCTATCTACCTTACATAGTAAATAGTGACTTCATGATctagaatacattaaaaaacccctcaGCCTGTAAACTACATAGTATTTTCTAAGTTCAGAGTTTAGTACGTGATTAGACCATCTGAAGTAGCAGatcagaacagaaaaatgttCTACAACTAGACTTGTAGAAACAGAACTGCAGCTAAGAAGTTAGCAATGCAAACTCTCGAGAGTAAATTGAAGTCTGTGCAAAATGTGTTGCTAGAGGTGGGTaggtggaggaggggagaaaggtggaaaagaaaaagggaaaaaaactaaccccatattaaaataaaaaaaaaaaacaaaacccagacagTCTCCAGGAATGAAAGCACACAGTAACCTCCCAATTGCATATagatgaaaaaacaaatgagaaactaCATGCTCCACTTGGAGgtacatcttcctttttttaaaagaagtcactTACAGAAGAGCAAGTTGGTGATCTGTACTTGCATCCTGGACCCTTTTCAAGCCTTGtcagaaaatgataaattattgAACCATATTATAAAGTAGCATCTCTATTTCTATGTtctgtatagaatcatagaatcattaaggttggaaaagacctctaagatcatcgagtccaaccatcaacccaacaccaccatgcccactacaccatgtccctaagggcctcatctacacgtcttttaaatacctccagggatggtgactcagccgcttccctgggcagcctgttccaaggcctgaccactctttcagtaaagaaatttctcctaatgtccaatctaaacctcccttggcacaacttgaggccatttcctctcgttctatgtTCTGTAGTGGCTTCTGAAGTGTTTAATGTGGAAAGGTTAACTACTGATTGcaaaataatttagaattattccttgatcttaaaataaaaaaaaaaaatttgcaaccCACATTCTCTCCCTTGGATACTTGAAATGTTACTATTTCCTGCTTGCATTAGAGCTACTGGTACTTGGAAAGAATGGGCCGATGTTACATTCACACAGTTATCTTGTGTTCATCCATCCACAAGTAGAAGTATTTTTGTTCCTGGAGGCACTATAAACTGCCTAAAGAATAAAGCAGGGCTTcagaaaactcatttttaaaaattggctaAATAACCTCACCATGAGGTACATTACCCTAACTTATAACTTTGTCCCAAGGAACAAGAAAACACTCTGAGTATCTGGGTGTAAAGTGCAGTAACACTCAGACTAAGAAATGCCTGAAcgttcagcttttttttcttggctgacTGCAcataaaagaagatattttataaATTGGTATAAATATCCATGTAAAACTGAGCTGGATTTACTCACGGAGCTTTGATTATCTGGGATTGTTGttgcaaaatataaacaaacaagtTCTGACTCCATTGCCTGCACAGAGGTTCCCCCTCCCTAATGCATACTATAAGCTTAACGTATTTGTTCTCGTTTCTGGCTAGCACATAAAGAAAGAGAATATATATATGGTACTAGGTTGGGGGGAAATGGATGGGAGAAGGAGTGAATTGTCTGAAGAGGATACATATGGCATGTTTACAAAAGCTTTTAGATTCCTAGTCTGTTTTCAGGAGTAGCTTTAGATATTagttaaaattgctttttacTGAAGAAGTCCATTGTGTTTGGTAGAGATGCAGGGAAAAAAGGTAACTGCAAGCTGAGGTAGGGTGGGGTGTAAAGAGGCAGGGGGTGAGGCAGCTACTAGCTGTGTTGGCATACCAACTGAGAGCTTTTCACCTGCGACTGACTTCCTCCGATGGCAGAGAGCCTTCTCTTCACCCTTAGGGCTTTTCTTCCATTTGATTCAATTCTTTCCCCACCCCTAACTGTTGAAGTGTCACTGTTACATCCCTTGATTCAATCCACAATTCAAGATTTTTTGGACAGCTGAACTTTTTACCCGATGACTCTTACTAGATTGGCATTTAAAGCTGACCCTGTGTTTTCCAAAAGGGACAGGCCATTGTCACCAAAACATTAGCATTTCCCTTCCCAACATCAGTTAAACTATTGTTTTGCCATCAATACAGGGCTGTGATTTGCAATTACTCCACGCCTGCTTACCTCCCAATCAGTATTTCTGTAACTGTTAGCAAAATTAAGTGAGCTGTTGCTTTGAATTAGTCTTGCAGCACTGTTATATGCttcacttttattattttctgtacaGTGGAACAAAAGCAAtgctttgaaacaaaaacattcagGAAGTTTACACTGGTTTacgtttatttaaaaaaaatatttaaacacttgTGTATTTCACCTGTGGATTATTAGTTACAAATCAAACAGGACTCATCACTTCGAAGAGGTTCACAAGTACAAAACAGCCTCCTTCTGGCATCTTCACATCCTCCTCTTCTGTGTGCTTATGTACAATACTGTGAAAAGGAGAAAGCGGCACATGTAAGAGGGTCCTGGTAAATAATGTGCAGAAGcctgtttatttaaaacatcttATTTCCATGGCTTCTAACAGTGTAATGAATCCCATTCAGCATGAACAAAGTCAGGAAATTTTTAAGTCCAGGTTTCAAGAAATGCTATCAAATTTACACATTATGTATTACTTTGGTTCAGTATTTGCTGTATTCATAGCCAAGCTACACTCCAGCAGATGCAGGCTGAACAGAGGGAGAGTAAAGCCTGCTACCCTGCAGCGTTACTGAGGGGACCATGAGAGAGTTTCTAAGCAGCAGAATTATGGGTGTCAGACACTAATGCTATGATCTTTCAACAAAAGCTGGAAATTGCAAAGCTAACAATTACCTATGAAGCAGCAGACATCTTCCACCTGCTTGGCTGGTGATATCCCCAGAACGGATCCATGCACAAGATGAAACTGCATCGTGCTCCTAAACCTGGGATGTCTTAAGTTCTCTGCTCAGCCTGTTCTTCAGCCTCCTGCCTCTCATCcatttgttttaacttttatAATAGATTTGCATTTCCATAATTGATTCTCCAGCTGCAATGTCACTGCACTCCTTAGCATAGTAATCCAAATTCCTCACAAAAAGCATTTGGCTTCATTCAAAGATTATTTCTCCTCCCAGAACACTCTTTCACACTGGTGCCACATTCTCTTTGACTCTTTTTGTAATATGGAATTCAGttcttgttcctttttattccctccctccttcctgtcctccattttcttctgaagtaaCTTGGTCAAACCCTGCTTCATTTACCATCTTTACAAGTCTCTTCACATCTGACTTGTGAACCTTTTCTATTTTTAGATATTATTTTTCCTGGCATGTCCTGCTATTACAGCCTATCGGATGCCACAGAGTCATTTCAGGAGCCTGGGATTGTCCTTGAAGTGCACTAAAATCCACCTATTGCACTTGGATATTCAAAGGCTCAATAGTAAAATACAAGTTATTTTCTTGACTGGTGGTAAAATCTTTActcataaaaatgcaaatagcCTCCAGTACTAATGAACAGCATTCATTCAGGTCTGGCATCACAAGAAAATATTACAGTGTCATCAACATCTGTACTGTATCATAAATTTACAGGGTAGTTTGCCTAGCAAAACACAGAAACTTCTAAGGAGCAGAGGCCATCTAAGCAGGCAGTAAGTGCAAAAGAGTAAACCTGTCAAATGACAGGAAATAAGCTCTAAGGAAGGCTAGAAAAGAGCATGCTTCTCTAAATGAACTTCAAGTTCAGAGGCAAAAAGGGCCACAGGAATGCAGAAAAGCACAGACACCGAAAAGTGAAACTGTAAAAAGTAAGTATGTTAAGGTTTGCAAGAAAGCCTAAAAGTAATATTCTTATAGGCAGCTTGCTTacacctcagccactcctcaaattcagaaataaatatcaaAACACAACCTTCTAATGAGCATTAACATAAGGAGGAGGAGTTACCATTATTTCCTCGGATAAATGCGTCCCCATACTTGTTCTTTAATTGTCCATTTACATATTCTTCCGTTTGTTCCAGAGCTATATTCATATACCCATCCAGGCAAGCCAGGACACCTGAAAACAGTGACAGTTCAAAAGTGAATCAgcttaaacttattttaaaataaacaaaaatgcattGTGTTTGAATAGTACTGAAAAAACTGTATCTTCATAACAAACTAAAAGCCCAAGATTGGCCAGATGAGTCAGTAGATCAGAATATTCTTCAAAGAATTAAGCTGGGAGTGAGGAACCCCAGGCACGCTAGTAGCAACTTTATCAGTTGATGTaag
This window encodes:
- the LSM6 gene encoding U6 snRNA-associated Sm-like protein LSm6; protein product: MSLRKQTPSDFLKQIIGRPVVVKLNSGVDYRGVLACLDGYMNIALEQTEEYVNGQLKNKYGDAFIRGNNVLYISTQKRRM